Proteins encoded in a region of the Ruegeria sp. AD91A genome:
- a CDS encoding glycosyltransferase family 2 protein encodes MTSSTALTLPRIGWARQYRLRWKRRRLLWRSLRSRHQLTCQKDRTAEIKGGDVLALVTLRNEIIRLPWFFRHYRALGVDHFLIVDNGSDDGSSEYLQDQPDVSVWKTHTSYRGSRFGLDWLTWLQMRYGHRHWCLMVDADELLVYAHCDTRSLHDLTAWLDRRGQIGFGALMLDLYPQGPLGDNAYDPDTDPTNLLCWFDSGPYRTQRQSPMGNLWVQGGARERMFFTQTRQRSPTLNKIPLMRWSRRYAYVNSCHSALPRHLNETYDGPGGDAPSGVLLHTKFLPDVIEKSNTEKQRRQHFHDPDQFGPYYDGIINQPDMWTSQSVRFTGWSQLEQLGLMSGGGWD; translated from the coding sequence GTGACATCCAGCACTGCTTTGACACTTCCCCGGATCGGATGGGCACGGCAGTACAGGTTGCGCTGGAAACGCCGGCGGCTGCTCTGGAGGTCGCTGCGCAGCCGACATCAATTGACCTGCCAGAAGGATCGGACGGCCGAGATCAAGGGCGGTGACGTGTTGGCTTTGGTCACCCTACGCAATGAAATCATCCGCCTGCCGTGGTTCTTTCGTCACTATCGCGCTTTGGGTGTCGATCATTTTCTGATCGTCGACAACGGCAGTGACGATGGATCGTCCGAGTATCTGCAGGATCAACCGGATGTCTCAGTGTGGAAAACCCATACCAGCTATCGTGGATCGCGGTTTGGCCTGGACTGGTTAACCTGGTTGCAGATGCGCTATGGCCACCGCCACTGGTGCCTTATGGTGGATGCGGATGAACTGCTGGTCTATGCCCACTGTGACACCCGGTCCCTGCATGACCTGACAGCTTGGCTGGACCGGCGCGGGCAGATCGGGTTCGGGGCGCTGATGCTGGACCTCTATCCCCAGGGTCCTTTGGGCGACAATGCTTATGACCCGGACACCGACCCCACAAATCTGCTGTGCTGGTTCGATTCAGGACCGTATCGTACGCAACGGCAAAGCCCGATGGGCAATCTTTGGGTGCAGGGCGGCGCGCGGGAACGGATGTTCTTTACGCAGACACGGCAAAGATCCCCAACGCTGAACAAGATCCCGCTGATGCGCTGGTCGCGGCGCTATGCTTATGTGAACTCTTGTCATTCCGCCCTGCCGCGCCATCTGAACGAAACCTATGATGGGCCGGGCGGTGATGCCCCGTCGGGCGTGTTGCTGCACACGAAGTTCCTGCCGGACGTTATCGAGAAATCCAATACCGAAAAGCAGCGACGCCAGCATTTTCATGATCCGGACCAATTCGGGCCATACTACGATGGAATAATCAACCAGCCGGATATGTGGACCTCGCAATCGGTGCGCTTCACCGGATGGAGCCAGCTGGAACAGTTGGGTCTGATGAGTGGCGGAGGCTGGGATTGA
- the galE gene encoding UDP-glucose 4-epimerase GalE, which translates to MKTILVTGGAGYIGSHACKALAQAGYLPVTYDNLITGWQDAVQFGPFEQGDLLDRDRLDEVFAKHKPDAVMHFAALSQVGDAMRQPGLYWSNNVTGSLTLIEAAVAAGCLDFVFSSTCATYGEHDNVVLDESTAQYPLNAYGASKRAIEDILKDFEAAHGLRHVIFRYFNVAGADPEGDVGEFHRPETHLIPLMLDAIDGKREGLTVFGTDYDTPDGTCIRDYVHVCDLVDAHILGLGWLEQSKDSRVFNLGTGSGFSVLEVIEQSKSVTNRSVPYTVGPRRAGDCTKLVSGSVRAENELGWKPKRSTLGTMVADAWRWHQNGHYEK; encoded by the coding sequence ATGAAGACAATTCTTGTCACCGGTGGTGCCGGGTATATCGGCTCACATGCCTGCAAGGCGCTTGCGCAGGCAGGCTATCTTCCTGTGACCTACGACAATCTGATCACGGGTTGGCAGGATGCGGTACAGTTTGGCCCTTTTGAACAGGGCGACCTTTTGGATCGGGACCGCCTGGATGAGGTTTTCGCGAAACACAAACCAGATGCAGTGATGCATTTTGCGGCGCTCAGCCAGGTTGGCGATGCCATGCGTCAACCCGGACTGTATTGGTCGAACAATGTCACAGGCTCGCTGACGCTTATTGAAGCAGCGGTTGCAGCCGGGTGTCTGGATTTCGTGTTTTCTTCCACATGTGCCACATATGGTGAGCATGACAATGTGGTACTCGATGAATCCACGGCGCAGTATCCCCTGAACGCCTACGGAGCATCGAAACGCGCGATCGAAGATATCCTCAAGGATTTCGAGGCGGCTCATGGGCTGCGCCATGTCATCTTCCGCTATTTCAACGTTGCAGGCGCTGATCCTGAAGGGGATGTGGGCGAGTTTCACCGACCCGAAACCCATCTGATTCCGCTGATGTTGGACGCGATTGACGGCAAGCGGGAAGGTCTTACCGTCTTTGGGACGGATTACGACACGCCCGACGGCACATGTATCCGCGACTATGTACATGTTTGTGACCTGGTAGATGCACATATTCTGGGGCTGGGCTGGCTGGAACAGAGCAAAGACAGCCGAGTCTTCAATCTGGGCACCGGGTCCGGGTTTTCCGTCCTTGAGGTGATCGAGCAATCCAAGTCCGTCACCAACCGTTCCGTGCCGTATACTGTGGGCCCTCGACGGGCAGGAGATTGCACCAAGCTGGTATCCGGCTCTGTGCGGGCTGAAAACGAACTGGGATGGAAGCCCAAAAGATCTACGTTAGGTACGATGGTCGCAGATGCCTGGCGCTGGCACCAGAACGGCCACTACGAGAAATGA
- a CDS encoding manno-octulosonate cytidylyltransferase: protein MSVLIAIPARYASTRYPGKPLVPLTGAKGDSMTLIERSWRAAKSVSGVDRVVVATDDDRIREVSEGFGAEVVMTSESCQNGTERCAEAHEVLGGGYEIIVNLQGDAPLTPHWFVEDLVSNLRAAPDAGVATPVLRCDGNALNSLLNDRKHDRVGGTTAVFGRDRSAMYFSKEVVPFTTQTYTGDAATPVFHHVGVYAYRPDALAAYPGWPIGPLEQLEGLEQLRFMENGRKVLCVEVEARGRQFWELNNPQDVPKIEEMMAAMGLE from the coding sequence ATGTCTGTTCTGATTGCCATCCCCGCCCGCTACGCCTCGACCCGCTATCCCGGCAAACCTCTGGTTCCTCTGACCGGCGCGAAGGGCGATTCCATGACATTGATCGAACGGTCCTGGCGTGCAGCCAAGTCGGTCTCTGGTGTCGATCGCGTAGTTGTTGCGACGGATGATGACCGAATTCGTGAAGTGTCCGAGGGCTTTGGGGCCGAGGTCGTGATGACCTCGGAAAGCTGTCAAAACGGCACCGAACGATGCGCCGAAGCGCATGAGGTTCTGGGCGGCGGGTATGAAATCATTGTCAACCTGCAAGGAGACGCTCCGCTGACACCGCATTGGTTTGTCGAAGATCTGGTGTCCAACCTGCGCGCGGCCCCGGATGCCGGTGTTGCGACCCCTGTTTTGCGCTGCGATGGTAATGCGTTGAACAGTCTTCTGAACGACCGGAAGCATGACCGTGTGGGTGGCACGACGGCAGTATTCGGACGCGATCGCAGTGCGATGTACTTCTCGAAAGAGGTCGTGCCCTTTACGACCCAGACATACACCGGTGATGCAGCGACACCCGTTTTTCACCATGTCGGCGTTTACGCCTATCGGCCCGATGCACTGGCGGCGTATCCAGGTTGGCCAATCGGCCCTCTGGAACAGCTGGAAGGCCTGGAACAGCTCAGGTTCATGGAAAACGGGCGCAAGGTTCTGTGCGTCGAGGTCGAGGCAAGGGGCCGTCAGTTCTGGGAACTGAACAACCCGCAGGACGTGCCCAAAATCGAAGAGATGATGGCAGCCATGGGGCTGGAGTGA
- the cysQ gene encoding 3'(2'),5'-bisphosphate nucleotidase CysQ produces the protein MTYDALIPVIRRLALEAGDKIMEIYEADDFDVKVKSDSSPVTEADEAADALISAGLLAAFPDILLVTEEQAASHSEKGDTFLIVDPLDGTKEFINRRGDFTVNIALVENGVPTRGVVYAPARGRMFFTLADGRAVEETGAFDKNVTGPLTPISVSEPDNSGLLVVASKSHRDQATEDYINKYHVKDSKSAGSSLKFCLVATGEADIYPRVGRTMEWDTAAGHAVLAGAGGRVVRFDDYTPLVYGKDGYANPFFIAYAPGVELKEA, from the coding sequence GTGACCTACGACGCGCTTATTCCCGTCATCCGGCGACTGGCGCTGGAGGCAGGCGACAAGATCATGGAAATCTACGAGGCGGATGATTTCGATGTCAAAGTCAAATCCGACTCCAGCCCTGTGACCGAGGCAGACGAAGCTGCTGACGCATTGATTTCGGCAGGGTTGCTTGCGGCATTCCCGGATATTCTTCTGGTCACCGAAGAACAGGCCGCTTCGCACTCTGAAAAAGGCGACACTTTTCTCATTGTTGACCCGCTGGACGGCACCAAGGAGTTCATCAACCGTCGCGGTGATTTTACCGTCAACATCGCACTTGTCGAAAACGGAGTGCCGACCCGGGGTGTCGTCTATGCTCCGGCGCGGGGCCGTATGTTCTTCACGCTGGCTGATGGCCGTGCGGTCGAGGAAACAGGCGCTTTCGACAAAAACGTAACAGGTCCTTTGACGCCCATATCAGTCTCTGAACCGGACAATTCAGGGCTGTTGGTTGTGGCGTCAAAGTCCCACAGGGATCAGGCCACCGAGGACTACATCAACAAATATCATGTGAAGGACAGCAAAAGCGCGGGTTCGTCACTCAAGTTCTGTCTGGTTGCCACGGGCGAAGCGGATATTTACCCGCGCGTCGGACGCACGATGGAATGGGATACGGCAGCGGGCCATGCAGTACTGGCCGGGGCCGGTGGCCGGGTTGTGCGTTTTGACGACTATACTCCGTTGGTTTATGGCAAAGATGGCTATGCAAATCCGTTCTTTATTGCCTACGCTCCGGGTGTTGAACTGAAGGAAGCCTGA
- a CDS encoding ABC transporter permease: MFYFKRNQTLLGSAFTTAELVFHATVRKVRSQHPNAIVAILINVLQLVVMGTTFYLLMSLMGRGGIPKIRGEFLLYVLSGVFPFMLHIQSIGAISGVGSANNPMMLHSPMNVMVTILSAALGILYKQLLAMFVILFIYSVAVAPIEVQDPGGAFAMLILAWFTGCAVGLVFMAMKPWFPTTVGMLTNIYRRLNMVFSGKMFVANTLGGGLLMMFAWNPLFHIIDQCRGFIFRNYFPRNTSWEYALWVGIALLMIGLMGEFFTRQHVSQSWNARR, translated from the coding sequence ATGTTCTATTTCAAGCGTAACCAAACGCTGCTGGGCAGCGCTTTCACGACGGCTGAGCTGGTGTTCCATGCCACCGTACGAAAGGTGCGCTCGCAACATCCGAATGCGATCGTCGCCATTCTGATCAATGTCCTGCAACTTGTGGTGATGGGAACTACTTTCTACCTGCTCATGTCACTGATGGGCCGGGGCGGAATTCCAAAGATCAGGGGCGAATTTCTGCTGTATGTTCTGTCCGGCGTGTTCCCCTTCATGCTGCATATCCAGTCAATAGGTGCGATTTCAGGGGTGGGGTCCGCGAACAATCCGATGATGCTCCATTCACCTATGAATGTGATGGTGACGATCCTGTCTGCGGCGCTCGGTATTCTTTACAAGCAATTGCTGGCCATGTTTGTGATCCTGTTCATCTACAGCGTCGCGGTCGCCCCGATCGAGGTGCAGGATCCCGGCGGTGCATTCGCGATGCTGATATTGGCCTGGTTTACCGGATGCGCCGTGGGTTTGGTGTTCATGGCAATGAAACCCTGGTTTCCGACAACCGTGGGAATGCTCACCAATATCTATCGCCGCCTGAACATGGTGTTTTCGGGAAAGATGTTCGTTGCAAACACACTGGGAGGCGGATTGTTGATGATGTTCGCCTGGAACCCGTTGTTTCATATTATCGACCAGTGTCGGGGCTTCATTTTCCGAAACTATTTTCCGCGAAACACAAGCTGGGAGTACGCATTGTGGGTTGGAATCGCCTTGCTGATGATCGGACTGATGGGTGAGTTTTTTACACGCCAGCATGTTTCACAGAGCTGGAACGCGCGGCGCTAA
- a CDS encoding alpha-ketoglutarate-dependent dioxygenase AlkB — MTRVILREFEIRKGYLDPAAQTQVIAALRPILKAAPLFRPVTPSGKEMSVRMTSAGDLGWVTDKAGYRYQGEHPKGGVWPEIPLAILDIWRDLVGTERAPDCCLINYYGEGAKMGLHQDKDEADFSWPVLSVSLGDDALFRIGNTTRGGKTESIWLGSGDVVIMGGPARLAYHGVDRIRYGSSRLLPKGGRINLTLRVAR; from the coding sequence ATGACGCGGGTGATTTTGCGAGAGTTCGAAATCAGAAAAGGCTATCTTGATCCCGCCGCTCAGACACAGGTGATCGCAGCCCTGCGACCGATTCTGAAAGCTGCGCCCTTGTTTCGACCCGTCACGCCGTCGGGTAAAGAGATGTCGGTGCGAATGACCTCGGCCGGGGATCTGGGATGGGTGACCGACAAGGCGGGCTATCGCTATCAGGGCGAGCATCCGAAAGGCGGGGTCTGGCCTGAAATTCCCCTCGCAATTCTTGATATCTGGCGTGACCTGGTCGGCACCGAGCGCGCACCGGATTGCTGTTTGATCAACTACTATGGGGAAGGCGCCAAAATGGGCCTGCATCAGGACAAGGACGAAGCAGATTTTTCCTGGCCGGTTCTGTCGGTTTCCTTAGGCGATGACGCCCTGTTCCGGATCGGCAATACGACCCGTGGCGGCAAAACCGAGTCGATCTGGCTGGGCTCGGGCGACGTGGTGATCATGGGCGGCCCGGCACGGCTGGCCTATCACGGGGTCGACCGGATCAGATACGGGTCATCCCGGCTGTTGCCAAAAGGCGGACGGATCAACTTGACGCTGCGGGTCGCACGTTAG
- the dnaK gene encoding molecular chaperone DnaK, translating to MGKVIGIDLGTTNSCVAIMEGSQPKVIENAEGARTTPSIVAFTEDERLVGQPAKRQAVTNPDNTIFGVKRLIGRRVDDAEVQKDKKMVPYAIVDGGNGDAWVEARGEKYSPSQISAFTLGKMKETAESYLGEEVTQAVITVPAYFNDAQRQATKDAGKIAGLEVLRIINEPTAAALAYGLDKEETQTIAVYDLGGGTFDVTILEIDDGLFEVKSTNGDTFLGGEDFDMRIVNYLADEFKKEHGVDLSSDKMALQRLKEAAEKAKIELSSTSQTEINQPFISMGANGQPLHMVMKLTRAKLESLVGDLIKKSMKPCQAALKDAGLSASDIDEVVLVGGMTRMPKVIEEVTKFFGKEPHKGVNPDEVVAMGAAIQAGVLQGDVKDVVLLDVTPLSLGIETLGGVFTRLIDRNTTIPTKKSQVFSTAEDNQNAVTIRCFQGEREMAADNKILGQFNLEDIPPAPRGMPQIEVTFDIDANGIVSVSAKDKGTGKEQKITIQASGGLSDEDIDKMVKDAEENAEADKERRELIEAKNQAESLIHSTEKSMEEHADKVDPTTIEAIELAIAALKDELETENADKIKSGIQNVTEAAMKLGEAIYKAQAEEGEEEPAAADAAPGDDDIVDAEFEDLDDNKRA from the coding sequence ATGGGAAAAGTAATCGGGATTGACCTCGGAACCACAAACTCCTGTGTGGCCATCATGGAAGGCTCGCAGCCAAAGGTCATCGAAAACGCCGAAGGGGCGCGGACCACGCCTTCGATCGTCGCCTTCACCGAAGATGAGCGACTGGTCGGTCAGCCTGCAAAACGTCAGGCGGTCACCAACCCCGACAACACGATCTTTGGCGTCAAGCGTCTGATCGGTCGTCGTGTGGATGATGCAGAAGTCCAGAAGGACAAGAAAATGGTGCCGTACGCCATCGTGGATGGCGGCAACGGTGACGCGTGGGTGGAAGCCCGCGGCGAAAAATACTCCCCAAGCCAGATTTCGGCCTTCACTCTGGGCAAGATGAAGGAAACCGCCGAGAGCTATCTGGGTGAAGAAGTCACGCAGGCGGTCATCACCGTTCCCGCGTATTTCAATGACGCCCAGCGTCAGGCCACCAAAGACGCAGGCAAAATCGCCGGACTGGAAGTGCTGCGGATCATCAACGAACCGACAGCCGCCGCGCTGGCCTATGGTCTGGACAAAGAAGAAACCCAAACCATCGCGGTTTATGACCTTGGTGGTGGTACGTTCGACGTGACCATTCTGGAAATCGACGACGGGCTGTTCGAGGTCAAATCGACCAATGGCGACACCTTCCTGGGTGGTGAAGACTTTGACATGCGCATCGTCAACTACCTGGCGGATGAGTTCAAAAAGGAACACGGTGTCGATCTGTCCAGCGACAAGATGGCCCTGCAGCGTCTGAAAGAAGCCGCTGAAAAAGCCAAGATCGAACTGTCCTCGACCTCGCAGACCGAGATCAACCAGCCGTTCATCTCGATGGGCGCCAACGGTCAGCCGCTGCACATGGTCATGAAACTGACCCGTGCCAAGCTGGAATCGCTGGTCGGCGATCTGATCAAGAAGTCGATGAAACCCTGTCAGGCAGCATTGAAAGACGCCGGCCTGTCGGCGAGCGACATTGATGAGGTTGTTCTGGTCGGCGGGATGACCCGCATGCCCAAGGTGATCGAAGAGGTCACCAAATTCTTCGGTAAAGAGCCGCACAAGGGTGTGAACCCGGACGAAGTAGTTGCCATGGGCGCCGCCATTCAGGCCGGTGTTCTGCAGGGTGACGTCAAAGACGTGGTTCTGCTGGACGTAACCCCGCTTTCGCTGGGTATCGAGACGTTGGGCGGCGTGTTCACTCGTCTTATCGACCGCAACACCACGATCCCGACGAAAAAGTCTCAGGTCTTCTCGACCGCCGAGGACAACCAGAACGCTGTGACCATCCGCTGTTTCCAGGGTGAGCGCGAAATGGCTGCGGACAACAAGATCCTGGGTCAGTTCAACCTTGAAGATATCCCGCCTGCACCGCGCGGCATGCCTCAGATCGAGGTGACTTTTGACATCGACGCCAATGGCATTGTCTCGGTTTCGGCCAAGGACAAAGGCACCGGTAAAGAGCAGAAGATCACCATCCAGGCATCAGGTGGTCTGTCGGACGAAGATATCGACAAGATGGTCAAGGACGCCGAAGAGAACGCGGAAGCCGACAAGGAACGCCGCGAGCTGATCGAGGCGAAGAACCAGGCGGAAAGCCTCATCCACTCGACCGAGAAGTCGATGGAAGAGCATGCCGACAAGGTCGACCCGACCACGATCGAAGCCATCGAGCTGGCGATCGCCGCGCTGAAGGACGAGCTGGAAACCGAAAATGCCGACAAGATCAAGTCGGGTATCCAGAACGTCACCGAAGCAGCCATGAAGCTGGGCGAAGCCATCTATAAGGCGCAGGCCGAAGAAGGCGAAGAGGAACCTGCTGCCGCTGACGCCGCACCAGGTGACGATGACATCGTCGACGCCGAGTTCGAAGATCTCGACGACAACAAGCGCGCCTGA
- a CDS encoding FkbM family methyltransferase, translated as MASQREPYDVEVFGGQKCRLYPSDNWAERRVITGSQFFDLDERQSLANHISQGSGDYVFVDAGANVGHYTLWVRSVAQKFGRNLRALAVEPDPVNKARLGTNLAANQASEVTHCDKALSDKPGEVWFESANLGDRGRAKVAESGDLCVQAFPLLDAIRDAGLTRVDAMKMDIEGQEIRVLRAFFEDAPREIWPEVLLIEIKHSDDGLDQILNKAGYVASFANNTNGVYRLNKSTASGGTKE; from the coding sequence ATGGCTTCTCAGCGAGAGCCTTACGATGTTGAAGTGTTCGGCGGGCAGAAATGCCGATTGTACCCTTCAGACAACTGGGCCGAACGTCGAGTCATAACCGGATCGCAATTCTTTGATCTGGATGAGCGTCAATCACTGGCCAACCATATATCGCAGGGCTCTGGTGATTATGTCTTTGTCGACGCTGGTGCGAATGTCGGGCATTACACCCTGTGGGTCAGATCAGTTGCGCAGAAGTTTGGGCGCAACCTAAGGGCTCTGGCTGTTGAGCCGGATCCGGTCAACAAGGCCCGTCTCGGTACCAATCTGGCTGCCAATCAAGCCAGTGAAGTCACTCATTGCGATAAAGCACTGTCTGACAAACCGGGTGAGGTGTGGTTCGAATCTGCGAATCTCGGTGACAGGGGTCGCGCCAAAGTTGCCGAGTCGGGCGATCTGTGCGTTCAGGCGTTTCCGTTGCTGGACGCCATACGCGATGCCGGGCTGACCAGGGTTGATGCGATGAAAATGGATATTGAAGGCCAGGAAATCCGCGTATTGCGCGCTTTTTTTGAAGATGCCCCGCGGGAGATCTGGCCTGAAGTGCTGCTGATAGAAATCAAGCATTCGGACGATGGGCTTGACCAGATCTTGAATAAGGCAGGTTACGTGGCCAGTTTTGCAAACAACACCAACGGCGTGTACAGACTCAATAAAAGCACCGCGTCCGGCGGCACGAAGGAATAA
- the dnaJ gene encoding molecular chaperone DnaJ, which translates to MSKRDYYEVLGVSKGASADEIKKGFRRKAKELHPDRNKDNPDAEAQFKEANEAYDVLRDAEKKAAYDRFGHAAFENGMGGGGRPGGGFGGQGDFSSAFSDVFDDLFGDFMGGQRGGGGRRAARGSDLRFNLRVTLEEAFSGLQKTINVPTAVACSSCDGTGAEGGVEPTSCPTCSGMGKVRAQQGFFTVERTCPTCSGLGQIIKNPCKSCQGAGRVEKDRALSVNIPAGVETGTRIRLAGEGEAGLRGGPPGDLYIFVEVSEHKLFERDSVNLYCRVPVSMAKAALGGSIEVPTIDGGRGRVQIPAGSQSGRQMRLRGKGMPALRGGGVGDMFIELAVETPVNLTSRQKELLREFDDLGEDNHPESKSFFSSVKSFWDGMKG; encoded by the coding sequence ATGTCAAAGCGCGACTACTATGAAGTGCTCGGCGTGTCCAAGGGCGCTTCGGCGGACGAGATCAAGAAGGGTTTTCGCAGGAAAGCCAAAGAGCTGCATCCTGACCGCAACAAGGACAACCCGGATGCTGAGGCGCAGTTCAAGGAAGCCAACGAGGCTTATGATGTTCTGCGCGATGCCGAAAAAAAGGCTGCTTATGATCGCTTTGGTCATGCTGCTTTTGAAAACGGCATGGGCGGAGGCGGTCGCCCAGGTGGCGGCTTTGGCGGGCAAGGCGATTTCTCCAGCGCATTCTCGGATGTGTTTGACGACCTGTTCGGTGATTTCATGGGTGGTCAACGGGGTGGCGGCGGGCGTCGCGCCGCGCGCGGCTCGGACCTGCGCTTCAACCTGCGTGTGACGCTGGAAGAGGCATTCTCTGGCCTGCAAAAAACCATAAATGTGCCAACGGCTGTGGCGTGTTCATCTTGCGACGGCACCGGGGCCGAAGGTGGCGTTGAGCCCACTTCCTGCCCCACCTGTTCAGGCATGGGGAAAGTACGGGCACAACAGGGCTTCTTTACGGTGGAACGAACCTGCCCGACCTGTTCGGGACTGGGTCAGATCATCAAGAACCCTTGTAAATCCTGTCAGGGGGCTGGCCGGGTCGAAAAAGACCGTGCTTTGTCGGTGAACATCCCTGCTGGTGTCGAAACCGGAACGCGCATTCGCCTGGCGGGCGAAGGTGAGGCCGGACTGCGTGGTGGTCCTCCGGGCGATCTGTACATTTTCGTGGAAGTATCCGAGCACAAACTGTTCGAACGTGACAGCGTCAATCTCTATTGCCGCGTGCCGGTCAGCATGGCAAAGGCGGCGTTGGGCGGATCGATCGAGGTTCCGACCATCGATGGCGGCCGCGGCCGCGTTCAGATTCCAGCCGGAAGCCAGTCGGGTCGGCAAATGCGCCTGCGCGGAAAAGGCATGCCAGCGCTGCGCGGCGGTGGCGTCGGCGACATGTTCATTGAACTGGCCGTGGAAACCCCGGTCAACCTGACCAGCCGCCAGAAAGAGCTGCTGCGCGAGTTTGATGATCTGGGCGAAGACAACCATCCGGAATCAAAAAGCTTTTTCTCATCCGTCAAATCCTTCTGGGACGGAATGAAAGGCTGA
- the thiD gene encoding bifunctional hydroxymethylpyrimidine kinase/phosphomethylpyrimidine kinase has protein sequence MAAIALTIAGSDSGGGAGIQADLKAMSALGVFGASVITAVTAQNTQAVTAVHGIPLDVIAAQIETVLSDLDVKAVKIGMLATPEIIHTVARGLAVFEGPVVLDPVMIAKSGDALLAKEAVRTLRDVLLPMATVLTPNLPEAACLLNTQSAETPEEMAEQGQALCALGADAVVMKGGHGSGDICHDMLIDPSGTVAEFQAPRQDTKNTHGTGCTLSSSITAGLANGLALRGAVAQAHDYLQGAIARADELNVGAGHGPVHHFHRVWPS, from the coding sequence ATGGCGGCAATTGCCCTGACCATAGCAGGATCTGATAGCGGCGGTGGCGCGGGCATTCAGGCCGACCTAAAGGCTATGTCAGCGCTGGGTGTTTTTGGGGCGAGTGTCATCACCGCCGTGACCGCGCAGAACACGCAAGCTGTCACCGCGGTGCATGGGATTCCACTGGATGTCATTGCTGCCCAAATTGAGACGGTTCTGAGTGATCTGGACGTCAAGGCCGTCAAAATCGGCATGCTCGCGACACCTGAGATCATTCATACTGTCGCCAGGGGTTTAGCGGTGTTTGAAGGTCCTGTCGTTCTTGATCCGGTTATGATCGCCAAATCCGGCGATGCCCTGCTGGCAAAGGAGGCGGTCCGGACGCTACGCGATGTGTTGTTGCCAATGGCGACGGTTCTCACGCCAAATCTGCCTGAGGCGGCGTGTCTGCTGAACACGCAATCGGCGGAAACCCCGGAAGAGATGGCCGAACAGGGCCAGGCATTGTGCGCCTTGGGCGCGGATGCAGTAGTTATGAAAGGCGGACACGGGTCGGGTGATATCTGCCACGATATGCTGATTGATCCTTCGGGTACCGTGGCCGAGTTTCAGGCCCCGCGTCAGGATACGAAAAACACCCATGGGACAGGGTGTACTTTGTCGTCGTCCATCACTGCCGGTTTGGCTAATGGGTTGGCCCTGAGGGGCGCAGTTGCGCAGGCGCATGACTATCTGCAAGGGGCCATCGCGCGCGCGGATGAGTTGAATGTCGGCGCTGGGCACGGCCCGGTGCATCATTTCCACCGGGTTTGGCCCTCGTGA
- a CDS encoding FAD-dependent oxidoreductase yields MTLWSVIGAGVAGLAVASELASRGAKVQIFDPGGPPGPHGCSWWAGGMLAPWCEYENAEEPVLRLGQSAIEWWAQRTKVAQRGTVVVASARDVPDLHRFARRTKEFTMVKRAKISELEPDLAGFGQGLFFEHEAHVDPRQALRDLHRQLLSQGVEFHRKLAPAQLENAIDCRGLHAREYLHDLRGVKGEMLVIRCPDVELTRPVRLLHPRMPLYIVPRGDGVYMLGATMIESEDSGRITARSMLELLSAAYAVNPAFGEAEVLEIGVDLRPAFPDNLPRIRRLGRTIYANGLYRHGYLLAPALARGVADLALDNTHSEMVDEDRA; encoded by the coding sequence GTGACGCTTTGGTCTGTCATAGGAGCAGGGGTTGCCGGTCTTGCCGTTGCCAGCGAACTGGCGTCGCGCGGTGCGAAAGTGCAGATATTCGACCCCGGCGGGCCACCGGGCCCGCATGGCTGTTCGTGGTGGGCCGGGGGAATGCTGGCACCGTGGTGCGAATATGAAAACGCGGAAGAACCGGTGCTGCGCCTGGGGCAGTCTGCGATCGAATGGTGGGCCCAACGCACCAAGGTGGCTCAGCGGGGAACGGTTGTTGTCGCGAGCGCCCGTGATGTGCCGGACCTGCACCGCTTCGCGCGTCGAACAAAAGAGTTCACAATGGTCAAACGGGCAAAAATATCCGAATTAGAGCCTGATCTGGCGGGGTTTGGCCAGGGCCTGTTCTTCGAACACGAAGCCCATGTCGATCCGCGCCAGGCGCTGCGCGATCTGCATCGTCAATTGCTAAGCCAGGGCGTGGAGTTCCACCGGAAACTGGCACCTGCCCAGCTGGAAAATGCCATTGACTGCCGTGGTCTTCACGCGCGCGAATACCTGCATGATCTGCGCGGCGTGAAGGGCGAGATGTTGGTTATTCGATGCCCTGACGTGGAACTGACACGCCCGGTTCGATTGCTGCACCCGCGGATGCCGCTCTATATCGTTCCGCGCGGCGACGGCGTCTATATGTTGGGTGCGACCATGATCGAATCCGAGGATAGCGGTCGCATCACCGCCCGTTCGATGCTGGAACTGCTCAGCGCAGCCTATGCCGTGAACCCGGCTTTTGGCGAAGCTGAAGTTTTGGAGATAGGCGTCGATCTGCGCCCCGCCTTCCCTGACAACTTGCCGCGTATCCGACGTTTGGGCCGGACGATCTATGCCAACGGGCTCTATCGCCACGGGTATCTGCTGGCACCGGCACTGGCGCGGGGCGTTGCGGATCTGGCGCTGGACAACACACATTCGGAGATGGTCGATGAAGATCGTGCTTAA